The DNA region TTATTATGATGATGAGGTCTATGACATCGAGAACAACGTCGTTTTTTTATCGAAAAACACAACGCAACTATCATTTAACCAGAACATATAGTTGCCAAAACTCCGGACAAGAATTAGGCAAAAAATCGTCGGATCCAACCAAATGAGAGTATCATCTATTAAGTATCAATTCTGTGCTTCAGTCGACCTCGTGAGATATGAGCTTTCAATATCAAAGGTGCTATAGGATTGAAGGCGACAGTGCAGGTGCATATCGGTCGTGGATTACCGTTTCTTAAGTTATATGTGGAATTTTCAAGCCCAGATAAAGGACAAAGGATGTTGACATCTATTCCTTTTTGAGAGGCCAGAATTATTGAAAATGTTGATGGGCCAATGACACAATTGTGTGATGGGTTCATCACTTTGTTAGAAAGTTCCCATTATGATATCCTGGAATCATCAATGGGAAGACACTCATTTGTCTCGGCCTTAGATTTCAACCGCGGGAGGTAGAACATTGACAATCGGGTTTTGGTGGTAGAACAAAATACACAACCCCTACATGACACTCAATTAGTGGGTTAGACATGAACTTCAGTCAATCAATGATTAACGTTGGGAATACTTACTGGGGAGAGACATTAACTTCCAGCGATTGGCAATCGACAAGTGATTCTAAATATTTCAACAACTACACaataagggatgatgtactccctacgaggTCTACCAGGGAGGGGATATTCAACATGACAGATATAAGTGGGTCAGAAAACGAAGATGGCAATGAATCTGATATCGATCCAGTTCGGGAGCCCGGTGCCAACATGAATCTGATAGACGATGAAGGGGGTGAAGAAGAATAAAAAGATCAACGATTCACGACATACTCACCTCCAACCCACAAGCATAATGTCGACTTATTGGCAAAGGATGGTTGGAGTTTGCAAAACTACCACATAGGAGGCTGGGCCACGCAAGTTCTTCTTTGGATTCGGGTAATTTAGAAGTAGGTAAGGATTTTTCCACTAAAGATGGTTTTGTCGCTGCAGTGAAGCGATAAAACATTAAGAACGGGGTTAACTTCCACGTGTTTAAATCTCAATATGAGAAGTTTAAGGCCAAGTGTGCAATGTGAGACAGTAGATGTGCATGGAAAATCATGACTTCTGTTAAGAAGAAGACAGGGTTATGGACGATTAAGAAGTTTATCGCTCCGCATATGTATGTTACCCCTGGTACTGTATAAATACTGGTATAGATTATGACATAGTTGAATTGCCAAATTTAATGTACTCGTGGTGTTGTAGGTATTTCTTGAGATCATCTTAAGTTGGATTCAGAGATGATTGCAGGCATAATACTACCGATGGTGAAAGCGAGTTCGAGGATTGTTGTGTCAGTCTTAATTATGTAATTAATCTGGAAACGGGGCCCTTACTAGAACGATCGCTTGCTTTGTAGATGTCGAGTGTTCCACTATTTGTTTTGGACCTTCAAGCAATGCTCCTAAGCATTTTagtactgcaagccattggtacaaatagACAGTATCTTTATATATAGTAGATATACCCTTCGGATGTTGTTGGTCGTGGCATAGGATGGCAATAAGACAATCCTTCTAATTGCGTTTGGAGTCAGCAGACTATTGAGATTTCTTTctatctaggttaaggaggcatgttaTGAAACATCTGTAAAAATCCCTAACAACCTTGAGCCAGGGAAGTATTTTCTGTGATTAATGCAggtagaaaaattaaattcaaagagCGGGATAAATGTAAGAAGCTGGAATGGCATAATAGATGCTGGACGAACACTGAtagaaacaaaacaaagaaaacatcCTCAGGCACACTGATTGAGCTGACAGATGAATCTGGCAGCAAAACATGatagatttaattaaaatttaattttatgtatatgtatatttaattaacttattaGTTTAAACTTtaactattattaaattttttattatatagaaCTTGAGGCACTTTGAAAATTGGAAATTTGGGTTAAAACAGAGTCAGTGTCGCAACACGACACCCCTATGTCGCAACACCACATTCAAAACTGAAGAAATCTAGAAAATCATCTCGATATTATGACACAACACCTCTGTGTCGTGGCAAGGAAGACAGTAtaccaaaattataaaatttcagaGTGTGTCGTGAAATCGAGCCCGATGTCATGACAACTGTAAACTAATAGGGTTGTCGCGACATTGGTATAATTTTTTGCAAGGTCGACCCAACCCGATCGCACAAATCGACTCATTAAACCTAATTTTAATTGGTTTTAAACCTCAAAACCCTCCTTTTTAAACATAACAACTCTTTTAACTATtactaaaaaaattcttaaactcTAAATCCTCTCAAAGTCtcttaaatcctttaaaaatCCCCAAAACCATTCTTTTTTTGTTCTCATATTTTGTTGTGGATCTCCTTGCAAACACACTTGGTATGGGTCATGCTCTATAGTGGAACAAGTTATCACAAGGAATTCAACCGTGTAAATCAAGGTTAAGGGTTCTTAATTCTTATTCTtattgtttcattgaaaatattGCTTGCTATTTTATTAGTTCCTAACATAAAATACCATTGAATAGCCTCCAATGAAAGTTAGGGGAACTAATGAAATATAATCATTAATGGTTCCAAACCTCTTTAATTTCCtgaattaaaatgtcaaaaattatACTTTAGAACTTCAGGgaaaaaacatttattcaagagTGGAAATTTGAATCGTCGATGACCCTCTGTCAAGAAATTTGGCCTGGTCTGATACCATAGATGAAAATACTTTTGTGTGATCCCGAAAGACTCTAGTGTTGTCTCAGTAGTTCAGGAATTTTACACATCCCTTAGGGACAAAAACATTATGCAAGAAAAAAGAtacttcaaataaatattaacaacaaaaatCAATGTTTATACTTACTTTTTCTACAAATAGTATCATTTCTCCAACCTATGCCTTGCAAACTTCTATTCCTCTgaacttctaaaaattttatttcttaataaaTGGCTTATGCCATTGGAGGCTGAAAATATGTTACATTTATAGACCATGGCATGACCTCCTATTTGATTCTGAAAAAATCCCTAGATAGTAGGAGGTTGAAATTTGTAGATACAAAACGCTCTAAACAGGATGCACTGTCAACAAAAGTGCTGAAAGCGTGTCTAGTTGGAAGCATTTTCAATGTGAACTCAGCAAAAAAACGCTTCCAGCTGGACGCATTTTCAGTACTTCTGCTGATAGTGTGTCTTGCTTGGAGCGTTTTGTCTCTACAAATTTCAACCCCCACTAACTAGGGAATTTCACATCATATTTCAGATATCTTAGAATTCCCGAAATATATTTTCAGAACTCATCTCGTCAAAAATAATGTACTGAATAAGTGTTTTACATAAATATCGAATCAAACTAAGGTTAAAAAAAAcgcaaaaatttttaaaattagttttgCATCTGAACCAATTACTCCTAGTTTCGATTTTAAATCGATTTgcaaaatgaaatttgaatatacGATTGGggtaaacataaatattttaaatatcgaATTCAATAATTacaattactattattttaaatattttatcaatttaaaatttaacccaaaaccctaaactaacCTTAAACACAACCTTACTTTAAAACCCtaatcctaaaccttaaacactAAAGAATCCTACAAGACCCTAAAAACCTTGAACCCCAATATAACACGACAGGAAATGCTTTCAGCTGGAAGCTTTTTCAGGTGAAATGCAAAAAAAATACTTCCACCTAGAAACGTTTTATTGGTACCATGCAGAAAGCGATTCCAACTAGAAGCGTTTTCCCTAAATCTGCTTATTCTCGTAATCATTCCAACAATCTGCCTActctaataaatataaaatttttttggcatttttgagtaataaagtctgattatatttataaaataataaattttaaaaaaacaagatTTACTATTAGTAAATAAAATGACTATATtccatgtttaatttttaataatatatcaaatagttTTATGTTATGAATTTAGTAATTATAAGACTCAGTCGTATGGGATTTGGTATAAGGTTAGAAACTAAAAAAATGTCAAAGTTAAAATGTATACTTCATTCCTAGCTATACATTCAGTTGCTCTCTATATATAACTCCATTTCTTCTGCATTCGATCACTGAAAACAAATATGACCAACTTACACAACAAGCACGCAGTTCTTGCTTGCGAAGGCCGGTCATGGGGCTGCCATGCCCCTCAATTCGCTCCTCTTATGGCGGGGGCACTAGTAATATTCTGCTGTGCATGATGGTGGTGGGGTATGAAATTCACCAAAATAAGCCCACCTCTACCACCTGGTCCTTTAGGCTTGCCTATAATAGGAAACCTTCCCTTCATTAAACCCGAATTGCACCGTTACTTTTCAGACCTGTCTCGGGTCTATGGTCCCATCTTCAAACTTCGAATGGGGAGCGTTTTGGCAATAGTCATAAACTCGCCTTCACTAGCCAACGAGGTCCTCAAAGTTCAGGACGCCATCTTCGCTAACCGTGACGTTCCAGCAGCCGCTGTGGTCGGCACCTTTGGTGGACTCAACATCTTATGGAGACCCAACGGTCCTAGATGCAACCGGCTGCGTAAGCTTGTTATTTGCGAAATCATGAGCAAACAAAGCTTGGATGCTTGCTGCGTGCTTCGTCAACAAGAGGTTCGACGAATGGTGAAGGAGATTCACGGAAAAGTTGGTTCCTCAGTTAACATATATAAACAATTATCAGCAACCGCTCTACGAGTGATGATGAGCAGGCTATGGGGTGATGATCCATCGCAAGATTTGATTGAGTTTAGGAAACGATTGGATGAATTTATAGTAACATCTGCAACACCGAATGTTTCTGATCTTTTCCCAATTCTGGCCCCATTTGATTTACAAGGAATTGAATCCAAAGCGAAGGAGCAATTGTCGTGGTTTTATGGGGTTTTTGAATCAATGATGAAGAACCGAAGAAACATTATAGATGatggaaaagaaaaggagaaaattaGCAAGGATTTTATGCAGCAATTGTTGGAGCTGCACTGGCGAGGAGATGATAAAAACTCTTTATCCAACAACGAAGAGAAAGCTTTGCTTCTGGTAAATAACTTCAACATAATAACATCCACATAAGTGTTGATATTttccaatttacaatattaatcTCTATATCTCATAGGATTTGATGGTCGCCGGTACGGATACAATACCCACTACTGTAGAGTGGGCGATGACCGAACTATTATGCCATCGAGATAAAATGAAGAAACTCGTAGAGGAATTAGATACGGTAGTCGGAAACCAGAACACGGTGGAAGACTCTCATATACCTCAACTTGTCTACTTGGATGCTGTCATAAAGGAGACTCCGTCTTCACCCGGTTGCTCCATTGCTAATTCCTCATGTGCCCAGTGAGACCACTGTTATTGGTGGATTTACTATCCCTAAAGGTTTCACGGTTTTCATTAATGCATGGATCATGCAAAGGGACCCTGAGTTGTGGGATGATCCTCTTCGGTTTCAGCCTGAGAGATTCTTCGAAACCGACATAAGCTATCGAGGCAGCGATTTCAGGTTTTTTCCATTTGGTTCAGGGAGGAGGATGTGTGTTGGGGTTTCTCTGGCGGAGAAGATGGCGGCACTGCTCT from Gossypium hirsutum isolate 1008001.06 chromosome A04, Gossypium_hirsutum_v2.1, whole genome shotgun sequence includes:
- the LOC107902131 gene encoding geraniol 8-hydroxylase-like, whose translation is MGSVLAIVINSPSLANEVLKVQDAIFANRDVPAAAVVGTFGGLNILWRPNGPRCNRLRKLVICEIMSKQSLDACCVLRQQEVRRMVKEIHGKVGSSVNIYKQLSATALRVMMSRLWGDDPSQDLIEFRKRLDEFIVTSATPNVSDLFPILAPFDLQGIESKAKEQLSWFYGVFESMMKNRRNIIDDGKEKEKISKDFMQQLLELHWRGDDKNSLSNNEEKALLLDLMVAGTDTIPTTVEWAMTELLCHRDKMKKLVEELDTVVGNQNTVEDSHIPQLVYLDAVIKETPSSPGCSIANSSCAQDPELWDDPLRFQPERFFETDISYRGSDFRFFPFGSGRRMCVGVSLAEKMAALLLGSLVHSFEWGLPEETKPSLEDKFGIFLKKAESLVAIPVTRLPNLEQYR